The genomic segment TGCTTTTTTCCTCAGTCCATACTACTAAATAATTTTCGCCATCAAAGGCAACATCTGAATAAAAACTTCTACCCACAGTAGATTTATAAATCAAAAACCCATTAGGCCAGTCTAATACAACACCTTCAGGTGTCACTCTTGCACCTCTAATCTCATCATCTCCTCCACCAGGAACACAATCATGCCATACAACAAGAAAATTAGTGCCATCAAATGCTACATGAGCCATACCTCCAGCACGATTTGGTGAATCTGTTATGTTAAAGCGGAGTGTGTCAAGTACTAAACCATCGCTTGCCCGTATCCGTACACCAAATAAATCCCAAACCCATGTCCCCCCAATATCTAAGTCTTCGTACACACATAAATAAATACCATCCCCATATCCAACCACTGGAAACATGCCAACAAGGTAGTTACCAACAGCACCTGTCCCACCTACCTTAATCCCGTTAGGGTCAAGAACTTCACCTTCAGCAGAAACACGTGTGCCATAAACATCTTGCAATACCCTCTCATCACTCCATATAACAAAATAATCTTCACCATCAGAAGCAACTTTAGGTGTACCCTGATGAGCTGGTGAAGACCAAAAACATAGAGTTGTATCTATCATAAAATCACTATATGAGACGGTATTCCACTCCCTGTTGCTGCCACTAATCTTAGTATAGGATTCAAATCTCTTCATCCAATCCGGTCCCTTCGTCAATTCTACTCTATCTGTTTCTGCCCCATAATAGACATTGGAGCCCCAAAAATAAGCCCCAAACATTAAAGCTAATACTATATTCATAATACACCTCCTCTTATTTAAATTCGAAACTCCAATTTCCAAATCCTAAACAAATCACAATTTCCAATGTCACAAACCGTTTGAGATTTGGTAAATTGGAGAATTAGAATTTGTTTACCCAGCATCACTTTGGTGCGGGGTTTAGAGTTTAGAATTTCGAATTTAGGATTTAGTTTAGTCATTCCATTAAAAGCAGTTGCTTGGTTAGACTCCTATTCCCAACTTGTAGCTTACAGAAGTATACACCACTTGGTAATAGCTTGCCACTCTCATCTCTGCCATCCCAGACAACAGTTATTGGGTTCATCCCGATTTTATCGGGATTGAGCTCGGGTAGTTTTGGGTCTCCTGACCCAAAAGACTTAACTAATCTGCCAGTTAGGTCATAAATCGTTAATCTGTAATCTGTACTCTGTAATCTGTAATCTATACTTTGTATTCTGATTTCTGTTTTTCTGCTGAATGGATTAGGATAGACTTCTAATTTTACACTTTGCACTTCTAACTTTGAACTTTGAACTTCCTCAATACCCATATTAGTATTTTCAAATAGATAATTGCCAGAGAGGGCAAGTTCCATATCTATTGAGTAAGTGTATTCAACTGTCAAAATATTACCAGAATCGGGCATATTCTTAAGTGTAAACCAGCCAGCTACCAAATCATAACAGTAATCACTAATTGGAACCGTATCATTATTAACCTTTATCACTTGTAACTTATGAACCGGGTAATGCGATAAGTAGAATAATTTCTTTGTCCCATCAACTGTAAATGTATCTATACTTGCAACAAGCCCATCATTGTCAACATCACCCCACGCTACATTATGTATACCACTGACATTTGAGAACCAATCAGGCCAAGCAATTAGACTGCCATTATTATTTGCATAGACACAAGCAGCACGTCCTATGTTTGCACACGCTAAATCCATATAACCATCACCATCTACATCACCAAATGCTACCCCTATAGAGTTGTAGACATCAGCTGATACCCATGATGGACTTGTCTCAAGTGTTCCACCTGTATTCATAAAGATAAAGTTAGGAGCATCTTCCATAGCCGCACCTGCCCCATTTCCACAAGCTACATCAAGCCAGCCATCGTTGTTTACATCAGCAACTGACACACCACCGACTGGAAGAATTTGTGGTGTCTCAGAAGTCCAAGAAGCTGTAGTCTCAAGTGTTCCATTGTGGTTATAATATACTCTTAACATAGGCTTTGCCCAGTTAATATTACCAACTACAAGGTCAAGCCAGCCATCGTTATTTATATCTGCCCAGGCACCACCTGAAAAGTCAATATCGTGGTCATTAGCCTGCCATGAAGGATTAGACTCAAGTACTCCATTATTATTGTAAAATACACAAGGATATTGTAGCATATCAATAGCAGCTAAATCCAAATCACCATCATTGTCTACATCAGCCCAACCAGCCCAGCAGCCACCCTTTGAGCCTACCCATACCGGACTAGTACTTATGGAGCCAGCCTCATTTTTGTACAGTTTTAGCCTACCACCTAAAAATTGACAATTCGCTATTACCAAATCTAAGTCACTATCATTATCATAATCAGCCCAAGCACACCATACAGAAGGGTCAAAATCAGCCGATTGCCATACTGGGAATGTGTCAAGTATACCATGTTTATTCATAAAGATGTAGTTAGGATATGCCTCCCTAGCAACTGATAAATCAAGCCAGCCATCATTGTTGAAATCAGCTAAACTGATACCACGTGCCTTATCATCATAATAAGACCAGCGAGGGGCAGGATTTAATGGAACCAATTGCATAATCCATAGCATTAATATTGCTACCATTTTACACCCCCTTTTACAAACTCATCCCAACTTTGTCGGGATAAGTTTTACCTCGAAAAATATAGCCCATTTCCTTCTATATCACACAATCATAGACATCACCACCTTCTTAAAATTCTAAATCCCAATTTCTAAATCCTAAACAAATCTCAACCCCGAAATCCCAATGTTCCAAACTGTTTGGAATTTTGAAAAATTGAGAATTAGAATTTGTTTAGAGTTTAGGATTTTGGATTTAGAATTTATCATAGCATCTTACCTTAGCATAAGCAATTGCTTGGTTATGCTCTTATTACCCACTTTTAACTTGCAAAAATAGATTCCAGAACCTACCTCTTTACCAGAAAAATCTT from the bacterium genome contains:
- a CDS encoding FG-GAP-like repeat-containing protein, encoding MVAILMLWIMQLVPLNPAPRWSYYDDKARGISLADFNNDGWLDLSVAREAYPNYIFMNKHGILDTFPVWQSADFDPSVWCAWADYDNDSDLDLVIANCQFLGGRLKLYKNEAGSISTSPVWVGSKGGCWAGWADVDNDGDLDLAAIDMLQYPCVFYNNNGVLESNPSWQANDHDIDFSGGAWADINNDGWLDLVVGNINWAKPMLRVYYNHNGTLETTASWTSETPQILPVGGVSVADVNNDGWLDVACGNGAGAAMEDAPNFIFMNTGGTLETSPSWVSADVYNSIGVAFGDVDGDGYMDLACANIGRAACVYANNNGSLIAWPDWFSNVSGIHNVAWGDVDNDGLVASIDTFTVDGTKKLFYLSHYPVHKLQVIKVNNDTVPISDYCYDLVAGWFTLKNMPDSGNILTVEYTYSIDMELALSGNYLFENTNMGIEEVQSSKLEVQSVKLEVYPNPFSRKTEIRIQSIDYRLQSTDYRLTIYDLTGRLVKSFGSGDPKLPELNPDKIGMNPITVVWDGRDESGKLLPSGVYFCKLQVGNRSLTKQLLLME